Proteins found in one Neofelis nebulosa isolate mNeoNeb1 chromosome 3, mNeoNeb1.pri, whole genome shotgun sequence genomic segment:
- the ZNF596 gene encoding zinc finger protein 596 isoform X2 has protein sequence MLENISHLVSVGKQLYKSDTIFHLEQGEQLSTEGIGLLQCQSLDREDDLKKQEIIFMQHIYKKDTTLISAMKSHTQEDPFECNDFGENFTEILTWTQYVVPKMGKNPYIGNKCGQDSSYLTSINIHKQSHATSKPYECHQGGNAFIQSSALRQPNNTQNGEKTFECHECGKAFGKSSNLRRHELIHTGVKPHGCHLCGKAFTHCSDLRKHERIHTGEKSYGCHLCGKAFSKSYNLRRHEMIHTRKKPHECHLCGKAFTHCSDLNKHERTHFGEKPYGCHLCGKTFSKTSYLRQHERTHNGQKPYECHLCGKAFTHCSHLRKHERTHTGEKPYECHLCGKAFTESSVLRRHERTHTGEKPYECHLCWKAFTDSSVLRRHERTHTGEKPYECHLCGKAFNHSSVLRRHERTHTGEKPYECNVCGKAFNRSYNFRLHKRIHTGEKPYKCYVCGKAFSKYFNLRQHEKTHVKVINAEDSPPIASNYKHT, from the exons atgctggagaacATAAGTCATCTAGTCTCAGTTG GCAAACAACTCTACAAATCAGATACAATTTTCCACTTGGAACAAGGAGAGCAACTCTCCACAGAAGGGATAGGTTTGCTGCAATGCCAGAGTCTAG ATAGGGAAGATgatcttaaaaaacaagaaataatattCATGCAACATATCTACAAGAAGGACACAACATTAATCAGTGCAATG AAATCTCACACCCAAGAAGATCCTTTTGAATGCAATGATTTTGGagaaaattttactgaaatattaACGTGGACTCAATATGTGGTACCTAAGATGGGAAAGAATCCCTATATTGGCAACAAATGTGGACAAGACAGCAGTTATTTGACATCCATTAATATACATAAGCAGAGTCATGCTACAAGTAAACCATATGAATGTCATCAAGGTGGGAATGCCTTTATTCAAAGCTCTGCCCTTAGACAACCCAATAATACTCAAAAtggagagaaaacatttgaatgtcatgaatgtgggaaagcttttgGAAAAAGTTCTAACCTTAGGCGACATGAGCTGATTCACACTGGAGTGAAACCGCATGGATGTCATctatgtgggaaagccttcactCATTGTTCTGACCTTAGAAAACATgagagaattcacactggagagaaatcATATGGATGTCATctgtgtgggaaagccttcagtaaGAGTTATAACCTTAGACGACATGAGATGATTCACACTAGAAAAAAACCTCATGAATGTCATctatgtgggaaagccttcactCATTGTTCTGACCTTAACAAACATGAAAGAACTCACTTTGGAGAGAAACCATATGGATGCCATCTATGTGGGAAGACATTCAGTAAAACATCTTACCTTAGACAACATGAGCGAACTCATAATGGACAGAAACCGTATGAATGTCACCTCTGTGGGAAGGCATTCACTCATTGTTCTCACCTTAGAAAACATGAGAgaactcacactggagagaaaccatatgaATGTCATctatgtgggaaagccttcactGAATCTTCTGTCCTTAGACGACATGAGAGAacccacactggagagaaaccatatgaATGTCATCTGTGTTGGAAAGCCTTCACTGACTCATCTGTCCTTAGACGACATGAGAGAACTCACACTGGGGAGAAACCATATGAATGTCACCTATGTGGGAAAGCTTTCAATCACTCTTCTGTCCTTAGACGACATGAGAGAACTCACACTGGTGAGAAACCATACGAATGCAATgtatgtgggaaagccttcaatAGAAGCTATAACTTTAGACTGCATAagagaatccacactggagaaaaaccatataaatgttatgtatgtgggaaagccttcagtaaatattttaaccttAGACAACACGAGAAAACACATGTAAAGGTAATAAATGCAGAAGATTCGCCACCTATAGCTTCAAACTATAAACACACTTGA
- the ZNF596 gene encoding zinc finger protein 596 isoform X1, protein MSENPEDRMESQESVTFEDVAVDFTQEEWTLLDWSQRKLFRDVMLENISHLVSVGKQLYKSDTIFHLEQGEQLSTEGIGLLQCQSLDREDDLKKQEIIFMQHIYKKDTTLISAMKSHTQEDPFECNDFGENFTEILTWTQYVVPKMGKNPYIGNKCGQDSSYLTSINIHKQSHATSKPYECHQGGNAFIQSSALRQPNNTQNGEKTFECHECGKAFGKSSNLRRHELIHTGVKPHGCHLCGKAFTHCSDLRKHERIHTGEKSYGCHLCGKAFSKSYNLRRHEMIHTRKKPHECHLCGKAFTHCSDLNKHERTHFGEKPYGCHLCGKTFSKTSYLRQHERTHNGQKPYECHLCGKAFTHCSHLRKHERTHTGEKPYECHLCGKAFTESSVLRRHERTHTGEKPYECHLCWKAFTDSSVLRRHERTHTGEKPYECHLCGKAFNHSSVLRRHERTHTGEKPYECNVCGKAFNRSYNFRLHKRIHTGEKPYKCYVCGKAFSKYFNLRQHEKTHVKVINAEDSPPIASNYKHT, encoded by the exons ATGAGTGAAAACCCAGAAGACAGAATGGAATCACAA GAATCAGTGACCTTTGAGGATGTAGCTGTAGACTTTACCCAGGAAGAGTGGACCCTACTGGACTGGTCCCAGAGAAAACTCTTCAGagatgtgatgctggagaacATAAGTCATCTAGTCTCAGTTG GCAAACAACTCTACAAATCAGATACAATTTTCCACTTGGAACAAGGAGAGCAACTCTCCACAGAAGGGATAGGTTTGCTGCAATGCCAGAGTCTAG ATAGGGAAGATgatcttaaaaaacaagaaataatattCATGCAACATATCTACAAGAAGGACACAACATTAATCAGTGCAATG AAATCTCACACCCAAGAAGATCCTTTTGAATGCAATGATTTTGGagaaaattttactgaaatattaACGTGGACTCAATATGTGGTACCTAAGATGGGAAAGAATCCCTATATTGGCAACAAATGTGGACAAGACAGCAGTTATTTGACATCCATTAATATACATAAGCAGAGTCATGCTACAAGTAAACCATATGAATGTCATCAAGGTGGGAATGCCTTTATTCAAAGCTCTGCCCTTAGACAACCCAATAATACTCAAAAtggagagaaaacatttgaatgtcatgaatgtgggaaagcttttgGAAAAAGTTCTAACCTTAGGCGACATGAGCTGATTCACACTGGAGTGAAACCGCATGGATGTCATctatgtgggaaagccttcactCATTGTTCTGACCTTAGAAAACATgagagaattcacactggagagaaatcATATGGATGTCATctgtgtgggaaagccttcagtaaGAGTTATAACCTTAGACGACATGAGATGATTCACACTAGAAAAAAACCTCATGAATGTCATctatgtgggaaagccttcactCATTGTTCTGACCTTAACAAACATGAAAGAACTCACTTTGGAGAGAAACCATATGGATGCCATCTATGTGGGAAGACATTCAGTAAAACATCTTACCTTAGACAACATGAGCGAACTCATAATGGACAGAAACCGTATGAATGTCACCTCTGTGGGAAGGCATTCACTCATTGTTCTCACCTTAGAAAACATGAGAgaactcacactggagagaaaccatatgaATGTCATctatgtgggaaagccttcactGAATCTTCTGTCCTTAGACGACATGAGAGAacccacactggagagaaaccatatgaATGTCATCTGTGTTGGAAAGCCTTCACTGACTCATCTGTCCTTAGACGACATGAGAGAACTCACACTGGGGAGAAACCATATGAATGTCACCTATGTGGGAAAGCTTTCAATCACTCTTCTGTCCTTAGACGACATGAGAGAACTCACACTGGTGAGAAACCATACGAATGCAATgtatgtgggaaagccttcaatAGAAGCTATAACTTTAGACTGCATAagagaatccacactggagaaaaaccatataaatgttatgtatgtgggaaagccttcagtaaatattttaaccttAGACAACACGAGAAAACACATGTAAAGGTAATAAATGCAGAAGATTCGCCACCTATAGCTTCAAACTATAAACACACTTGA
- the ZNF596 gene encoding zinc finger protein 596 isoform X3: MSENPEDRMESQESVTFEDVAVDFTQEEWTLLDWSQRKLFRDVMLENISHLVSVGKQLYKSDTIFHLEQGEQLSTEGIGLLQCQSLGVPADITVHVPVHTIIREAHIILRGSGYWSFCCQNTDWTIIHG; the protein is encoded by the exons ATGAGTGAAAACCCAGAAGACAGAATGGAATCACAA GAATCAGTGACCTTTGAGGATGTAGCTGTAGACTTTACCCAGGAAGAGTGGACCCTACTGGACTGGTCCCAGAGAAAACTCTTCAGagatgtgatgctggagaacATAAGTCATCTAGTCTCAGTTG GCAAACAACTCTACAAATCAGATACAATTTTCCACTTGGAACAAGGAGAGCAACTCTCCACAGAAGGGATAGGTTTGCTGCAATGCCAGAGTCTAG GGGTCCCTGCAGACATCACAGTCCATGTACCTGTCCATACCATCATCAGAGAGGCCCACATCATCCTGAGAGGCTCAGGATACTGGTCATTCTGCTGCCAG AACACTGATTGGACAATCATCCATGGATGA